A stretch of Paenibacillus sp. URB8-2 DNA encodes these proteins:
- a CDS encoding RES family NAD+ phosphorylase gives MQSYTQKDNISDILDLRHEWEEIGQKNSDVMYALLASCCVFEKVLDRASKWKPQYFVTTFIADCARKAGFKGIIYSSSRKRYGNNLVLFNASEPAVVPEGRPKVYIYEPIAYHEYNSDDPTSVF, from the coding sequence TTGCAATCGTATACGCAAAAAGATAATATAAGTGATATTTTGGATTTAAGACATGAATGGGAGGAGATAGGTCAAAAAAATAGTGATGTTATGTATGCATTGCTTGCTTCCTGTTGTGTATTTGAGAAAGTCTTAGACAGAGCTAGCAAATGGAAACCGCAGTATTTTGTCACAACTTTTATAGCGGACTGTGCAAGAAAAGCAGGTTTTAAAGGGATTATATATTCATCCAGTCGTAAAAGATACGGGAATAATTTGGTGTTATTTAATGCTTCTGAGCCAGCTGTTGTACCAGAAGGCCGTCCAAAAGTATATATCTATGAGCCAATTGCCTATCATGAATATAATTCAGATGATCCTACGAGTGTTTTTTAA
- the glmS gene encoding glutamine--fructose-6-phosphate transaminase (isomerizing), giving the protein MCGIVGYIGNQNSQGILVEGLKKLEYRGYDSAGIAVFTKDGLQIVKALGRLANLESKLEHSPLVGSAGIGHTRWATHGKPSDANSHPHTDESHKFSVVHNGIIENYLELKEELIAEGCHFSSETDTEVISHLIAREYEGDIVKAVQKAIKFMRGAFALGVLTEYEPDKLVAVRQASPLIIGLGEGENFIGSDIPALLEYTRNVYILNDGEMAVLTRDAVELMTIEGNFISREMITVDWDAVTAEKGGFEHFMLKEIHEQPKAYRDTMLGRMNPEGTKVILPELKLTTEQIKNIKNIQIVACGTAYNAGLVGRHLIESLVRIPVENDIASEYRYRSPIVTPETLVIVVSQSGETADTLAALREGHANGAHVLAITNVVGSSIAREADDVLVTLAGPEIAVASTKAYSSQIIAFALLALYMAEVRGTQSDEEVAHILAAMQSLPEQVEAILEQKESVKAYAEQIAKHDHLFFLGRGVDYAVVQEGSLKLKEISYIHSEAYAAGELKHGTLALIEEGIPVIAVATQESVLEKTVSNIKEVKARGADVLAITHEEHVTDLLKSVDQAFAIPKTLPMLTPALSVVVLQLLAYYASLALGHDVDKPRNLAKSVTVE; this is encoded by the coding sequence ATGTGTGGTATCGTGGGATATATCGGCAATCAGAATTCTCAGGGGATCTTGGTAGAGGGCTTGAAAAAGCTGGAGTACCGCGGGTATGATTCGGCGGGTATTGCCGTGTTCACCAAGGATGGTCTGCAAATCGTGAAGGCGCTTGGCCGCTTGGCGAACCTGGAGTCCAAACTGGAACATTCTCCGCTTGTCGGCAGTGCCGGCATCGGTCATACACGTTGGGCGACGCATGGCAAGCCTTCGGATGCTAATTCCCATCCGCATACGGATGAGAGCCATAAATTCTCGGTTGTTCATAACGGCATTATCGAGAATTATCTTGAGCTGAAAGAAGAACTGATTGCCGAAGGATGCCATTTTTCTTCCGAAACCGACACTGAGGTGATTTCTCACCTTATTGCTCGTGAGTATGAAGGAGATATCGTCAAAGCTGTGCAAAAAGCGATCAAATTCATGCGCGGTGCATTTGCGCTGGGCGTTCTGACCGAATACGAACCGGATAAACTGGTTGCCGTACGTCAGGCAAGCCCGCTCATTATCGGTCTTGGCGAAGGGGAAAACTTTATCGGGTCCGATATTCCGGCTCTGCTGGAATACACCCGTAACGTATATATTTTAAATGACGGCGAAATGGCCGTATTGACAAGAGATGCTGTCGAATTAATGACCATCGAGGGTAATTTTATTTCTCGGGAAATGATTACTGTCGATTGGGACGCCGTAACCGCGGAAAAAGGCGGCTTTGAGCATTTTATGCTGAAAGAAATTCACGAGCAGCCGAAGGCTTACCGCGATACGATGCTCGGCCGTATGAATCCGGAAGGAACCAAGGTCATCCTGCCGGAACTGAAGCTTACCACCGAGCAAATCAAGAACATCAAGAATATTCAGATCGTTGCTTGCGGCACCGCTTATAACGCCGGTCTTGTTGGACGCCATCTGATCGAATCGCTGGTGCGCATTCCTGTCGAGAACGACATCGCATCGGAATACCGCTACCGTTCGCCGATCGTAACGCCGGAGACGCTGGTTATCGTAGTCAGCCAATCGGGTGAAACGGCGGATACGCTGGCTGCACTGCGCGAAGGCCACGCAAACGGCGCACATGTACTCGCGATCACCAACGTCGTCGGCAGCTCTATTGCCCGCGAAGCGGATGATGTGCTGGTAACGCTGGCCGGTCCGGAAATCGCGGTAGCTTCGACTAAGGCTTACAGTTCCCAGATTATCGCTTTTGCCTTGCTAGCCCTGTACATGGCTGAGGTTCGCGGTACGCAGTCTGACGAAGAAGTTGCCCATATTTTGGCGGCTATGCAGTCACTGCCGGAGCAGGTGGAAGCTATTCTGGAGCAAAAGGAATCCGTTAAGGCGTATGCTGAGCAAATCGCGAAGCATGATCATTTGTTCTTCCTTGGCCGCGGAGTCGACTATGCTGTCGTCCAAGAAGGCTCGCTGAAGCTGAAAGAGATCTCCTACATTCATTCCGAAGCCTATGCGGCGGGTGAACTGAAGCACGGAACTCTGGCATTGATCGAGGAAGGCATTCCGGTCATCGCTGTGGCGACCCAGGAGTCCGTTCTGGAGAAAACCGTAAGCAACATCAAGGAAGTAAAAGCCCGCGGCGCAGACGTGCTGGCGATTACGCATGAAGAGCATGTCACCGACCTGCTGAAATCCGTCGACCAGGCCTTTGCCATTCCGAAGACCTTGCCGATGCTGACCCCGGCCCTGTCCGTTGTCGTCCTGCAACTGCTGGCTTACTATGCATCCCTGGCCCTCGGCCATGATGTTGATAAGCCAAGAAACCTGGCGAAGAGCGTGACTGTGGAGTAA
- a CDS encoding IS3 family transposase (programmed frameshift): protein MTKKYDKEFKLQTIQMIQEEGKAVAQVARELGISDNTLYRWMAEYKQDGAQAFPGSGQLKADDKAMRDLQKRIRDLEEENDILKKGDALLRQRPALIYAFIHDHRFKCRVSKMCKTFDVSRSGYYKWTKRKASKREKRRRKLERRIRRIFLESRRLYGSPKVAKELHKQGIRVSEKTVARIMKELGLRSRTVKKYKATTNSKHNLPVQENVLNREFNPAAPNKAWVADITYIPTDEGWLYLASIMDLYSRKIVGFHMDQRMTKELVLTALDRAYSQQRPRGEVLHHSDRGSQYASHDYQARLRTYKMKGSMSRKGNCYDNACIESFHSVLKKELVYLEKFKTRKEAKKRIFEYITCFYNGKRIHSAIGYSTPNEYERMYRFAA, encoded by the exons ATGACGAAAAAATACGATAAAGAATTTAAACTGCAAACGATTCAGATGATCCAGGAAGAAGGAAAGGCGGTGGCGCAGGTCGCCCGCGAACTGGGGATAAGCGACAACACCCTGTATCGTTGGATGGCGGAATATAAGCAAGACGGTGCACAAGCCTTTCCAGGCAGTGGACAACTGAAAGCCGACGATAAGGCAATGAGAGACCTTCAGAAACGCATTCGTGATCTGGAAGAGGAGAACGACATCTTAAAAAAGG GCGATGCACTACTTCGCCAAAGACCGGCGCTGATCTATGCCTTCATCCACGATCATCGCTTCAAGTGCCGAGTCTCGAAGATGTGCAAAACCTTTGATGTATCCCGAAGCGGCTATTACAAATGGACCAAGCGAAAAGCCAGCAAACGTGAAAAACGACGTCGCAAGTTGGAGCGGCGGATCCGTCGTATCTTTCTGGAATCGCGTCGATTATATGGAAGCCCCAAAGTAGCAAAAGAACTTCATAAGCAGGGCATACGTGTATCCGAGAAAACGGTCGCTCGGATCATGAAGGAGCTGGGTTTACGCTCTCGCACGGTGAAGAAATACAAGGCCACAACAAATTCGAAGCACAACCTGCCCGTCCAAGAGAACGTGCTGAACCGCGAGTTTAATCCGGCAGCTCCAAACAAGGCCTGGGTGGCTGATATTACGTATATCCCGACCGATGAGGGTTGGCTGTATTTGGCGAGCATCATGGACCTGTACAGTCGTAAAATCGTTGGCTTCCACATGGATCAGCGAATGACGAAAGAACTGGTGTTAACGGCGCTGGATCGTGCCTACAGCCAGCAGCGGCCTCGTGGTGAGGTGCTGCATCATTCGGATCGTGGCAGTCAGTACGCTTCCCATGACTACCAAGCGCGACTGCGCACCTATAAGATGAAAGGCAGTATGAGCCGTAAAGGGAACTGTTACGATAATGCGTGCATCGAATCGTTCCACAGTGTGCTCAAGAAAGAACTCGTCTACTTGGAAAAATTCAAAACACGCAAGGAAGCCAAGAAACGCATTTTTGAATACATTACTTGTTTTTACAATGGAAAGAGAATCCATTCAGCAATTGGGTACTCTACGCCCAATGAGTACGAACGTATGTACCGATTCGCTGCATAA
- a CDS encoding CdaR family protein has translation MDKWMNNNNFNKVLALALSIILWAMVHIDTASTPQSTSRLETKIIENVPIQVTGLDNDKYVLSRDADSVRMEVMGKSTDLTYVFSDAYKVTLDLSKAEPGTSEITLKYSVPRGVQLISITPEKVHVRIEQRNSKSFPITVAAKGVPAEGYQLGTPVVEPSTAKVTLAASELDKVAKVQGTIELDGEKETVTEKRMKLYAYDSNGNEIKDAVIEPATVSVDLPITLPFKSVPLSIGFTGRLPDSLVLSKITPEVDSVIIYGQESALASVTSYDATIDLSSISAAGTSTLKLNLDPPEGIGDIEPKSVNVTVTASEASERTIPNVSVTLEGIGSGMTASVTSPAGSTVSLTLSGASPLLERLDKGNIKAVADLSGLGAGNHVVPLQISLPRFIELSDGQRPLVTVQLHNPASSASPSASPVSGPEATPEPSSEPVTGSGNVDEPSPSAVNGDSGATPTVSPESGSGGETGGQSEPAMP, from the coding sequence ATGGATAAGTGGATGAACAATAACAATTTTAACAAGGTGCTTGCGCTGGCTTTAAGTATCATTTTGTGGGCGATGGTGCATATCGATACCGCGTCTACGCCGCAGTCTACCTCCCGCCTGGAAACCAAGATCATCGAGAATGTCCCGATTCAGGTCACAGGGCTGGATAACGACAAGTATGTGCTTTCGAGGGACGCGGACAGCGTGAGAATGGAAGTCATGGGAAAGAGCACCGATCTCACCTATGTATTCTCCGACGCCTACAAAGTAACGCTTGATTTGAGCAAAGCGGAGCCGGGAACGAGCGAAATCACCCTGAAATATTCGGTTCCCCGCGGGGTCCAGCTGATATCGATTACCCCCGAGAAAGTGCATGTGCGTATCGAGCAGCGGAATTCGAAATCGTTCCCGATTACGGTTGCTGCCAAAGGAGTGCCTGCGGAAGGCTATCAGTTGGGAACACCGGTGGTAGAGCCTTCAACAGCCAAGGTAACGCTTGCCGCCAGCGAACTGGACAAAGTGGCGAAAGTGCAGGGGACGATCGAACTGGACGGGGAAAAAGAGACGGTCACGGAGAAAAGAATGAAGCTTTACGCCTACGATTCAAACGGTAACGAGATTAAGGATGCTGTGATCGAGCCGGCGACCGTGTCTGTGGACCTTCCAATTACGCTTCCCTTTAAGAGCGTGCCGCTGAGCATCGGATTTACCGGCCGCCTGCCGGACTCTCTTGTTCTTTCAAAAATAACGCCGGAAGTAGACAGTGTTATAATATACGGGCAGGAATCGGCGCTGGCTTCCGTCACTTCCTATGACGCAACGATTGACCTTAGCTCTATTAGCGCCGCCGGAACGTCAACACTCAAATTGAACTTGGATCCACCGGAGGGCATCGGGGATATCGAGCCGAAATCCGTCAATGTTACAGTGACGGCCTCCGAAGCCTCGGAGCGTACGATACCCAACGTTTCTGTAACACTCGAGGGGATTGGCAGCGGAATGACGGCTTCGGTCACAAGTCCCGCAGGCAGTACTGTCTCACTGACGCTATCCGGGGCAAGTCCCTTGTTGGAGCGGTTGGATAAGGGGAATATCAAAGCGGTTGCTGACTTAAGCGGTTTGGGCGCGGGGAACCACGTGGTGCCGTTGCAAATATCGCTCCCGCGCTTTATTGAGCTGAGCGATGGTCAAAGACCGCTAGTAACGGTTCAACTGCACAATCCGGCATCATCCGCCTCTCCATCAGCCTCGCCGGTGAGTGGGCCCGAAGCAACGCCGGAGCCAAGCTCGGAACCCGTCACCGGCAGCGGAAACGTTGATGAACCGTCTCCGAGCGCCGTGAATGGGGACTCGGGCGCGACGCCGACGGTTTCCCCTGAAAGTGGCAGCGGCGGGGAAACGGGCGGGCAGAGCGAACCGGCAATGCCATAG
- a CDS encoding TrlF family AAA-like ATPase yields the protein MSYQGMRWYKCDFQMQTPGDHYNWCPDDPSYLKFNATPEEISHSTDIYLTRCHEVGLEVICVTDHNFIGRNYLEMLQQKNESVARGLGKNPLIILPGFEIEVSQGLGIHLLCIFNYDKPLQDIDDLVTQIGLPRTARVRHGNIVPVETTFGKLARIVQEEHHGIIIAAHPTSESGFLNDRFITDNFQREMFTNPTLLAMEVPRPLDTLSANWRRLITAAPECHPDWRRERRIAAVMSSDAYRLTEGDKGYIGKRTTWVKMSNPCVDSVVQAFLDCDRIKLQDNSPNEEVMHDRIISLTIDNCAFLNNQTVHFSPNLNCIIGGRGAGKSSILEYIKLCSTDKADLKATEQLSRIKNTLSSVSKIQLVWKNKHGLVDTFEYKNETPQVISREVAEPLAVFRNLNISVISQREISNIAQEQSCLTDLIDSLTGPQLKRKKEEETELISEITRGFQNEMRIERIKSERNLLLQERDELKRQWDAFEAVKVENDKKVKASQAARYITEIQEEVIKITEQLNGIVEMFETEYVELTKQDWTETSYFDQLNIDIRGAKSNLKNQIIQALKDYELAINKSTIEHDDWNEIKTSIKKTESDFLDACKEQGLKPDEMDRLFDIESKIQEKDILLDGKEDLLKDSFQEIEALYRNIEYLRNNWSDQTELKKTKINEVLYSGDIPSIESGHPFIEVEILYMKDKAHFVQIWDESPVRRSVRLGRNWEAIGEHLFKQFVEQHVSDPWTILNRWVNQEELMPEEIRLHQADLAKFFKEDQRVFWQKLQSSRVNDLIDITLYRSDGSRAGSLTDNGLSDGQKNTAILALLFADGTNPIVIDQPEDELDSDFIYNELVPLLRKVKHKRQIILTTHNANIPVNGDSELVYALSTVMGRGTVRAEGGLEKPVLRNTVLQVMEGSEEAFRRRREKYSF from the coding sequence GTGAGTTATCAAGGTATGCGATGGTATAAATGTGATTTCCAAATGCAAACACCAGGCGATCATTATAATTGGTGTCCAGATGATCCTTCCTACTTGAAATTTAATGCAACACCTGAAGAGATATCTCATTCCACTGATATTTATCTTACACGTTGCCACGAAGTAGGATTAGAAGTGATCTGTGTTACAGACCACAATTTTATTGGTAGAAATTATCTGGAAATGCTTCAGCAGAAGAATGAGAGTGTTGCTAGGGGATTAGGTAAAAATCCATTGATTATTCTACCAGGTTTTGAAATAGAAGTTTCCCAAGGACTTGGTATTCATTTATTATGCATATTTAATTATGATAAGCCACTTCAAGATATTGATGATCTTGTAACTCAAATTGGATTACCAAGAACAGCTCGGGTTCGTCATGGAAATATTGTACCCGTTGAGACCACTTTTGGTAAATTAGCTAGAATTGTTCAAGAGGAGCATCATGGAATCATTATTGCTGCGCACCCGACATCGGAAAGTGGCTTTTTGAACGACCGCTTTATCACTGATAATTTTCAAAGAGAAATGTTTACAAATCCAACCCTACTGGCGATGGAGGTTCCTAGACCGTTGGATACACTATCAGCTAATTGGAGAAGGTTAATCACAGCAGCTCCAGAATGCCATCCTGATTGGAGACGTGAACGTAGAATAGCAGCAGTCATGTCTTCTGATGCGTATCGACTAACAGAAGGTGATAAAGGTTATATCGGGAAACGTACTACTTGGGTGAAAATGTCTAATCCTTGTGTTGACTCAGTAGTACAAGCATTTCTCGATTGTGACCGTATTAAACTACAAGATAATTCTCCTAATGAAGAGGTTATGCATGATAGAATTATTTCTTTAACAATTGATAATTGCGCCTTTCTTAACAATCAAACTGTTCATTTCTCGCCTAATCTTAATTGCATTATAGGTGGAAGAGGAGCGGGCAAATCTTCTATATTAGAATACATAAAATTATGTTCAACGGATAAAGCGGATCTAAAAGCAACAGAACAGCTTTCAAGAATAAAAAATACGCTGTCCTCTGTTTCAAAAATACAATTAGTTTGGAAAAATAAACACGGGCTTGTAGACACCTTTGAATATAAAAACGAAACTCCTCAAGTAATTAGCAGGGAAGTAGCGGAACCATTAGCAGTATTCCGAAATTTAAATATCTCAGTTATTAGTCAAAGAGAGATCTCAAATATTGCTCAAGAACAGAGTTGCTTAACGGATCTTATTGATAGTTTAACTGGGCCTCAACTTAAGAGAAAGAAGGAAGAAGAGACCGAATTAATCTCAGAGATTACACGCGGGTTTCAAAATGAGATGCGAATTGAACGTATCAAAAGTGAACGAAATCTTCTTCTTCAAGAAAGAGATGAGTTGAAGCGTCAATGGGATGCATTTGAAGCGGTGAAAGTAGAAAATGATAAAAAAGTTAAAGCATCCCAAGCTGCTCGATATATAACTGAAATTCAAGAAGAAGTAATCAAAATTACCGAACAACTAAACGGAATTGTGGAAATGTTTGAAACCGAATATGTAGAATTAACAAAACAAGACTGGACAGAAACGTCCTATTTCGATCAATTAAATATAGACATACGTGGAGCTAAATCTAATTTGAAAAATCAGATCATTCAAGCACTGAAGGACTATGAATTAGCGATAAATAAATCTACTATTGAACATGATGATTGGAACGAAATTAAAACATCTATTAAAAAAACAGAATCTGATTTTTTGGATGCTTGTAAAGAACAGGGATTAAAACCTGATGAAATGGATAGATTATTCGATATAGAATCAAAGATACAAGAAAAGGATATATTACTAGATGGAAAAGAAGATTTGTTGAAAGATTCTTTTCAAGAAATCGAGGCCTTATACAGAAATATCGAATATTTACGTAATAATTGGTCTGATCAGACTGAATTGAAAAAAACTAAAATTAATGAAGTCCTCTATTCAGGTGATATTCCGTCAATAGAATCAGGACATCCTTTCATTGAAGTTGAAATTCTATATATGAAGGATAAAGCCCACTTCGTACAGATATGGGACGAATCCCCTGTTCGCCGCAGTGTCCGTTTAGGGCGGAATTGGGAAGCTATTGGTGAACACCTTTTTAAGCAATTTGTTGAGCAACACGTGAGCGATCCTTGGACGATTTTAAATCGATGGGTTAATCAAGAGGAATTGATGCCAGAAGAAATAAGACTTCACCAAGCTGATTTAGCTAAATTCTTTAAAGAAGATCAAAGGGTTTTCTGGCAGAAGCTTCAATCCTCCCGAGTCAATGATTTAATAGACATTACCTTGTACAGAAGTGATGGCTCTCGAGCTGGTTCACTAACGGATAATGGTTTGTCAGATGGTCAAAAAAACACAGCTATTCTAGCACTCTTATTTGCAGATGGTACAAATCCTATTGTAATAGATCAGCCGGAAGATGAGTTGGACTCTGATTTTATATACAACGAATTAGTACCTCTTTTGAGGAAAGTTAAACATAAACGACAGATAATTTTAACTACTCACAATGCAAATATACCGGTAAATGGTGATAGCGAGCTTGTTTATGCTCTAAGTACTGTAATGGGTAGGGGGACTGTGCGGGCTGAAGGAGGATTAGAGAAACCAGTACTGCGTAATACTGTACTACAAGTTATGGAGGGTTCGGAAGAGGCATTTCGTAGAAGAAGAGAGAAATATTCATTCTAA
- a CDS encoding helix-turn-helix domain-containing protein, with translation MKSKAVLLRLEGRTIAQISETLHRTPKTVGDYLHKYQDGVLKNLEMDHSPGKPPKLSKEQTQQLTDLLAHKRPVDVGFEAKYTWTLKLTIHYIEREYGHTFSERGLSFILTFARLFLLLLGIGFRMGARKIMGLPRILS, from the coding sequence ATGAAATCCAAGGCTGTGCTTCTACGGTTGGAAGGCCGAACCATTGCCCAAATCTCGGAAACCTTGCACCGTACTCCTAAAACGGTAGGCGACTACCTGCACAAATATCAGGACGGGGTATTGAAGAATCTGGAAATGGACCACTCCCCTGGTAAACCGCCAAAATTGTCGAAAGAGCAAACCCAGCAGCTCACAGACTTACTCGCTCATAAGCGCCCTGTGGACGTTGGGTTTGAGGCTAAGTATACTTGGACCCTAAAGCTTACGATCCATTATATCGAGCGTGAATATGGTCATACCTTTAGCGAACGCGGTCTGTCCTTCATCCTGACATTTGCCCGGCTTTTTCTATTGTTACTGGGGATAGGTTTTAGGATGGGTGCAAGGAAAATAATGGGTCTACCTCGAATATTATCTTAA
- a CDS encoding DUF6254 family protein, with translation MAHQKRRNKAAWKSRKQEQHPHGKIKSLKELSSEYEEKHTTL, from the coding sequence ATGGCTCACCAGAAGAGAAGGAACAAAGCTGCCTGGAAGTCACGAAAGCAAGAACAGCATCCCCATGGTAAAATCAAATCGCTCAAGGAATTGTCCAGCGAATATGAAGAGAAGCATACTACTTTATAA
- the glmM gene encoding phosphoglucosamine mutase, with protein sequence MGKYFGTDGVRGVANRELTAEMAYSIGRCGGYVLTANVDKPKVVIGMDTRISGPLLESALVAGMLSIGAEVIRLGVVTTPAVAYITRLLKADAGVMISASHNPVEDNGIKFFGGDGFKLSDDTELRIEELMDAKSDELPRPIGSGLGTVREDFGSKYLYLDHLKTTISNSFKGLKVVLDCAHGAAYELAPRLFRELGAEVIDIGAEPNGLNINDGFGSTHPQKLREEVLRLGADLGLAFDGDADRLIAIDDRGEEVDGDFILCICGDAMNRAGKLKDGTIVSTVMSNIGFYKAAEKLSLKTAKTAVGDRYVMEEMRREGYNLGGEQSGHVIFLDYNTTGDGILTAIQLVDTLLASGKKLSELKSMMTKYPQVLVNVRVQDKRNYPNNSAIEAAIMEVEGKLGSNGRVLVRPSGTEPLIRVMAEGPVKEDLDQFVGRIVEVVQRELV encoded by the coding sequence ATGGGAAAGTATTTTGGAACCGACGGTGTGCGTGGAGTCGCCAACCGTGAATTGACGGCGGAGATGGCGTACAGCATCGGTCGCTGCGGAGGATATGTGCTCACCGCCAACGTGGATAAGCCGAAGGTGGTTATCGGAATGGATACTCGGATATCCGGCCCGCTGCTTGAATCGGCGCTCGTAGCCGGTATGCTGTCAATCGGTGCGGAGGTTATCCGCCTTGGCGTAGTAACGACGCCTGCCGTAGCTTATATTACCCGTCTTTTGAAGGCGGATGCGGGCGTTATGATTTCGGCGTCCCATAATCCGGTGGAAGATAACGGTATTAAGTTTTTTGGGGGAGACGGCTTTAAGCTGTCGGATGATACCGAACTGCGCATCGAGGAATTGATGGATGCTAAGAGCGACGAGCTTCCGCGGCCTATCGGTTCAGGCTTGGGTACGGTAAGAGAGGATTTCGGTTCCAAATATCTCTATTTAGATCATTTAAAGACGACCATTTCGAACAGCTTCAAGGGGCTCAAGGTTGTACTTGACTGCGCGCATGGCGCGGCTTACGAGTTGGCCCCCCGGTTGTTCAGGGAGCTTGGAGCTGAAGTGATCGATATTGGGGCGGAACCGAACGGCCTGAACATAAATGACGGATTCGGCTCCACCCACCCTCAGAAGCTGCGCGAGGAAGTGCTGCGTCTTGGTGCGGATTTGGGACTTGCTTTTGATGGCGACGCCGACCGTCTGATTGCTATCGATGACCGGGGCGAAGAAGTCGACGGCGACTTTATTCTCTGTATTTGCGGGGATGCGATGAACCGTGCGGGCAAGCTGAAGGATGGAACGATTGTTTCGACGGTAATGAGCAACATCGGCTTTTACAAGGCTGCCGAGAAATTGTCTCTCAAGACGGCGAAGACGGCAGTAGGCGACCGCTACGTTATGGAAGAAATGCGCCGCGAAGGCTATAATCTGGGCGGCGAGCAGTCTGGCCATGTCATTTTCCTTGATTACAACACGACCGGCGACGGTATTCTGACCGCCATTCAACTGGTGGATACGCTTCTGGCTTCAGGCAAGAAGCTCAGCGAGCTGAAATCGATGATGACCAAATACCCGCAGGTGCTAGTCAATGTGCGTGTGCAGGACAAGAGAAACTATCCGAACAATTCCGCTATTGAAGCGGCTATAATGGAGGTCGAAGGCAAGCTCGGCAGCAACGGTCGGGTGCTGGTTCGTCCCTCCGGTACCGAGCCGCTGATTCGTGTGATGGCTGAGGGTCCGGTCAAGGAAGATCTGGATCAATTCGTTGGGCGGATTGTGGAGGTTGTGCAGCGCGAACTCGTATAG
- the cdaA gene encoding diadenylate cyclase CdaA → MSYFTDLTWKESIKDIIDILIVSYIIYKVLNMVRGTRAIQLLKGILVLIVIWAFSTLFDLYTLKWLMNQMFTFGVLAIFIIFQPELRRGLEQLGRGKFFGRTAENDEEVSKLIGEIIKAVNYLARRKIGALIVFERATGLNEYKESGIPMNSVVSSELLINIFIPNTPLHDGALIMQGNQIAAAACYLPLSENPFISKELGTRHRAGIGISEVTDAVSVIVSEETGQISLAINGQVVRDIKEESLISKLYEELRTHSPLTEKRNAFWKWRGGGTNG, encoded by the coding sequence ATGAGTTATTTTACGGACCTTACCTGGAAAGAGTCTATCAAGGATATCATCGATATTCTGATCGTCAGCTATATTATTTATAAAGTGCTTAACATGGTCCGCGGTACCCGTGCAATTCAGCTCTTGAAAGGGATTCTGGTACTCATAGTCATCTGGGCGTTCAGCACGCTGTTTGATCTATATACACTGAAATGGCTCATGAACCAGATGTTTACCTTCGGGGTACTGGCGATATTTATTATTTTTCAGCCGGAGCTTCGGCGCGGTCTGGAACAGCTGGGAAGGGGAAAGTTCTTTGGCAGGACAGCGGAGAACGATGAAGAGGTCAGCAAGTTAATCGGCGAAATTATTAAAGCCGTGAATTATTTAGCACGCAGAAAAATAGGGGCATTAATCGTATTTGAACGGGCAACCGGCCTTAATGAATATAAGGAATCCGGTATTCCGATGAATTCAGTGGTCAGCTCGGAGCTGCTTATCAATATTTTTATACCCAATACCCCTCTGCATGACGGAGCGCTTATAATGCAAGGGAATCAAATCGCGGCGGCTGCCTGTTATCTTCCGTTGTCGGAGAACCCTTTTATCAGCAAGGAATTGGGCACCCGGCACAGGGCGGGCATTGGGATCAGCGAAGTGACGGATGCGGTGTCGGTGATCGTTTCGGAGGAGACAGGCCAAATTTCACTTGCAATCAACGGCCAGGTAGTCCGGGATATCAAAGAAGAGTCGCTGATCTCCAAGCTTTACGAGGAGCTGCGGACTCATTCGCCTCTGACCGAGAAACGAAACGCCTTCTGGAAATGGAGGGGGGGCGGCACCAATGGATAA
- a CDS encoding class I SAM-dependent methyltransferase — protein sequence MWTDDYISRQLLATHLDPMSDAASRRPEVIDATVHWIVNYLCRQDHAKEILDLGCGPGLYAQRLAKLGYSVTDIDFSKLSIEYAKQQATMGNFEIS from the coding sequence ATGTGGACGGACGATTATATATCCCGCCAACTGTTGGCGACACATTTAGATCCGATGTCGGATGCAGCAAGCAGGAGACCCGAAGTAATCGATGCAACCGTTCATTGGATAGTTAATTACTTATGCCGGCAGGATCATGCCAAAGAAATTCTTGATTTGGGATGCGGACCTGGGCTATATGCACAGCGGTTGGCGAAATTGGGGTATTCTGTAACGGACATTGATTTTTCAAAATTGTCTATTGAATACGCCAAGCAACAAGCAACCATGGGGAACTTTGAGATTTCTTAG